The region GAACTCGCCTGGCGCTCGGCCTACATCGGGTATCAGGAGCTGGTGCCGCTCACGCCGTGGTTCCTCGGTGCGAACTTCTGGGTTCCCGGCGCACTCGGCGTCGGGCTGCTGGTCGCCGCGGTGGTGGCCTTCGCCGCCTTAATGTTCACGCCGGCCGTGCGGCGGTTGGGTCCCGACATCCGGTTCTGGGTCGCCAGCTACGTGCTCTACCTGCTCGCCGTGTTCTTCCCGCAGTCGAGCACGTTCCGGCTGCTGCTCCCGGTGTTCCCGCTCTGGGGTGCTCTCGCGCAACCGCGTTCCCTGGTCTACCGTCTGGCCCTGGTCGGCCTGTGCATCGCCGGCCAGTTCGGTTGGATCCACATCGCCTGGTGGGTCGACGGGTACGACTGGACGCCGCCGTAATCAGCTAGTTAAGTTACGCTCGGTTTTTCTCATACCGATTCATAGTCAATAATGGGTAGGTACCTATGAAAGGGGACTTCAGATGGCAGCCATGAAACCGAGGACCGGCGACGGCCCAATGGAGGCTGTGAAAGAAGGTCGCCTCATCATCGTTCGTGTTCCGCTCGAGGGTGGGGGCCGGCTCGTAGTGTCGGTCAACGACGCTGAAGCAAAAGAGCTCCACGACGCTCTCGCGGGCGTCGTCGCGACCGCTTAACAGATTTCCTACGAGAAACCCGCGTGATCTCCCGATCGGGAGTCACGCGGGTTTCTGCGTTTAAGTCCGTCGTCAGTCGGCGATCTTGGTGAGCTGCAGCAGTCCGTCGCCGACGGGGGAGAGCGAGCTGATGACCGCGGATGACTCGGCGACCTCTCTCAGCAACGTGCGGAATCCCGTCACGGTGTCATCGCGCTGGGCCGGGTCGGCGACCCGCCCGCGCCACAGCGCGTGCGCCACGACGACGGTGCCGCCCGTGCGCACCATGCGCAGGCCGTGCTCGACGTACTCGATCACCGAGTACGGGTCGGCGTCGACGAGGACCAGGTCGTAGCTCGACTCGTTCATGCGCGGCAGCACGTCGAGCGCGCGGCCGGCGATGAGGCGGACCCGGTTCGCGGGGATATCGGCTGCGGTGAAGGTGACCTTGGCGAGCTGCTGGTGGTCGATCTCCGAGTCGATCGACGTGAGAACGGCATTGGGTGCGCCCGTGAGCATCCAGAGCCCGGAGACGCCGAGCCCGGTGCCGATCTCCATGATGTTGCTGGCGTTGGTCGCGGCGGCGAGCACCGCGAGCTGGGCGCCCGTCGCGGGCGACACGGGTTCGACCCCTACCTCGACGGAGTGTTGACGCGCGAGCGCAATCTCCGGTCGTTCGACGATGAATTCTTCCGCGAACTTCCAGCTCGACTCTTTACCTGCCACCAACGACTCCTTGTTCGTCCCCCACTGTAAGCCAGTCCCCGGCAAGCAGGGACTATTCTGGGCGGGTGTCCTTTGGGTTGACGTTCGAGAAGCTGGTGATCATCGGGATCATCGCCGTCTTCCTGCTCGGACCCGAACGGCTGCCCTACTACGCGTCGCAGCTCGCGCGCCTCACCAAGACCGTGCGCGGCATGGCGAACGGCGCGAAAGAGCGCATGCGGGAGGAGATGGGGCCCGACTTCGACGAGGTCGACTGGAAGAAGCTCGACCCCCGCCAGTACGATCCGCGGCGGATCATCCGCGAAGCCCTCGTCGACGACGAGCCCGTCCCCGTGATCAAGCCGCCCATCGTGTCCGCCTACGCCCAGCGGCAGGCCCTGCTGCGCGACGGCAAGCCGGCGCCGTTCGACTCCGAGGCCACCTAGCTGCTGGTCGATTAGCTCGCTCCGCGGGCGTATCGAGACCCCCGTTCAGCGGCGCCGCAGCGCCTTCAGCAGCACGAGCACGCCCACCATCAGGCCCGCGGACGCGGCGAACTCCCGTCCGCTGCGCGGCAGCGTGAACAGACCCGTGGATGCCGCGACGGTGCGCGCCTCCACGAAGCGCAGCAGCCCCTCGGGGCCGTTGCGACGCCCGAGCCCCGACTGCTTCATGCCGCCCATCGGAGCGTCGATGCTGGAGAACGTTGCGCGATAGCCCTCGTTGATGTTGACGCTGCCCGCGTCGAGGCGTTCGGCGACGCGCCTGGCGCGGGAGACGGAGCCGGCGAAGACCGACGCGTTGAGGCCGAACTCGGAGGCGTTCGCCGCCGCGACCGCTTCGTCCTCGCTCTGCACGACGTGGATGGCGACGACGGGCCCGAAGGTTTCTTCCGTCGCGCAGAGCATGTCGTCGGTGACGTCGGCGAGCACCGTCGGTTCGAAGAAGAACGGTCCGAGGTCGGGTCGGGCACGGCCCCCCGTGAGCAGCATCGCGCCCTTCGCGACCGCGTCGTCGACGTGGGCCTGCACGCGTTCGAGCTGGGCGGCGGAGGTGAGCGAGCCGACATCCGTCGAGAAGGCGAGGTCGGCGCCCTGCTTCAACTGCGCGACCCGCTCGACGAACAGCCGGGTGAAGGAGTCGGCGACGTGCCGCTGCACGTAGATGCGTTCGATCGACACGCACAGCTGCCCCATTGACGAGTAGCAGGCGTAGACGGCGTCGGCGGCGGCCTTCGCCGGGTCGACGTCGTCGAGCACGATGAGCGGGTTCTTGCCGCCGAGCTCGAGCGAGGCGCCGATGAGGCGTCCGGCCGCCCGCACGCCGACGCTCGTGCCGGTGGGCGTGCTGCCCGTGAAACAGACGTAGTCGGCGTTGTCGACCACCGCGTTGCCGATCTCGGCGCCGTCGCCGGCGACCACCGACCACAGTGCCGCGGGGACGCCGGCCTCGATGAAGGCGCGGCGGGAGGCGAGGATCGTGAGTGCGCCCTGGTTGTCGGCCTTCTGCACTACGCCGTTGCCGGCGGCCAGGGCGGGGATCACGTCCATGAGCGAGAGGCTCAGCGGGTAGTTCCAGGGCGTGATCACGCCGACCATGCCCTTCGGCCGGTAGCTCACCCGCGTGCTGACCACGAAGGGGATGCCCGAGCGGCGGCGACTCGACGCGAGCACCGAGTGGGCGGAGACGGCGTAGTAACGCGTGACGCTCGCGCCGCTGAAGACCTCCTCGAAGGCCTGTCCGCGGGTCTTGCCGGTCTCAGACTGCAGGGTGTTCATCAGCTCTTCGCTGTTGCGCAGCAGCAGGTCGTGGGCCCGAAGCAGCACGGCCCGGCGATGCGCTGGCCCCGCGGCCAGCCAGGCGTGCTGCGCGACCCGTCCGGCCGCGGCGGCGGCGGCCACGTCGTGCGCCGTGCTGATCGGGACCTCGTGCGACACCTCGCCGGTGAACGGGGCGATGACGGGGGTGCTTGTGGTTCCCGTGAAGCTGAGATCGCTGACGAGTTCGGCGACGAGTGTGCGGTTGAGGGCTGTTGCTGGCATGTCTCGATCCTAGGGAGCGCCGTCGGGGTTTTGATACGGCCGCGAATCCTCCTCCGCAGGCTCAGCCGGCTTCTCAACCAGCTGACGCCGTTTCGTGCTCGGCCTGAAAGCGGGCGGCCTCGGTGCGCAACGCCTCCACCACGAGTCGTACCGACGGCCGCTCGGCCCGGTCGGGACGCATGAGCGCCGAGATCTTGCGCACCGCGCGCACGCCGGTGAGCGGCCGGGTGACGAGGCCGTTCTCGTGATCACGGGTGGTGAACCGGGGCAGGATCGCGATGCCGTGGCCCGCCGCGACGATCGACTCGACGATGCCGTTGTCGACGAAGCGCTGCATCACCCTGGCGGGCGAACCGTTCGCGGTCTCGATCTGGCGCAGGATGCGGTCGAACGGGAAACCGGCGGGAACACCGATCCAGGTCTCGTCGATCACGTCTCTGGGCGAGAGCGACTTCTTCTCCGAGAGCGGGTGTCCCTCGGGCAGGGCCACATCGAGCGGCTCCGTCATGAGCGGCACGACTGCCAGCCCGCGCTCGCGCCACGACGGCAGGATCGCCGGCGCGTCGGCCACGACGATATCGAAGTCGGGCGTCAGGTCGGCGAAGTCGGGGAGCAGGGGATCCTGGTCGCTGCAGTCGAGTGTGAGCCCGGCGACGTCCCGGATAGCGGTGAGCAGCCCGGGCAGCAGCATCTGCCCGCCGGTCGGAAAGATCGTGAGGGTCACATCGCCGCTCGGTGCCTGCTTGAAGTCGTTCCAGAGCGCGTCGGCCCGCTCGAGCGCGACGGCGACGTCGGTCGCAGTCTGCGCGAGCATGCGTCCCGCGCCGGTCAGCACGATGCCCCGGCCGCGGCGCTCGGTGAGGGGGATGCCCGCCTCGCGTTCGAGCACCTTGAGCTGCTGGGAAACCGCAGATGACGTGCGATTTGTCGCGGCTGCCACCGCCGTGATGCTTCCGCGCTCGGCGAGTTCGCGCAGCAGTTCCAACCGTCTCACGTCCATGTAGCAACTCTACATATATGCACAAGAAGTATGCGATTGTGCTAACGCTTCGGCAGGGCTTGAATTGTTTCAGACCTAGAGAAAGAAATACCCATGATCATCGAATTCATCATCATCGGCGCCCTCGCCGTAGCCGGCATCGTCGGAGCAGTCGTCATCACGGTGCGCGACGGTTACGGCCGCATCCCGACCCGCCGCGCGTAGTCGGCGCATCGCGCCTGACGGCGCACTCAGACGGCGACCAGGTCGCGGTCCGGAAGCGCAGCAGCTCACACTGAGCCGCTGCGCTTCTGTCGTTAACGGGCGGGGTCGGTCGACACGGTCGCACCCGCTGCGCGGTGGATTTTCACCGACGCGGACGAAATTTCTGCGGCGCCAGCGGAAATACGCCGCGCAACGGTCCGGCAGCCCCAGCGGGCCGGCGGATGCCGCGGCTCACGCCCGGCGGAACAGCCCCGGGTAGTCCACCACGAAGCCGGCATCGTCGACCGTGATGTCACGGTGGAAGTCGGAGTCGCGCGACTCGAACCGGTAGCTGCGCTCGTCCAACCGGGTGTAACGCTGCGGGTCGGCGGTCACGGTCAGTCCCGGCAGCGCGATGTAGGCCGTCACGATGTCGGCGCTCTCGCCCACTCCCAGCCCCAGCCGCCAGATGGGCAGGGTGTTGGTCAGCGGGGTGGCGGTGATGTCGACGTCGATCGCTCCGGCCAGCCGGTCGAGCAGACGCCCGTCGCCCTCCGTCCAGTTGCCGTGCCCGTCGGCGAACAGCACGAGCGAGCTGGAATCGGTGGCCAGCCGCACGGTGCGGGTCGCCCAGCTCGCGTCGGTGTCGATCGCGTAGCGCACGCCGACCGCCCCCTCGACCAGGCCGTCGACGTGGCATCCGTCTGCCGACATCGTGACCTCGGTCGTCTCGGTCGTCTCCCCGCCGGTGCTGTCGGTGCCGACCCAGTGCAGTTGTGTCATGGGTCCGGTCTAGTACGCGGCCTCGGGCCGGCGCAACGCCGTTGACGGGGGCGCCGCTAGGTGACGGTGAAGCCGAGCTTGCGGCCGGCGAGCCCGCGGCCGCGCACGGCGAGCTGCCCGGCGAGGGCGCTGATGGCGCGCGCGGCGGGATCGTCGGGGTGCGAGATCACGATCGGCAGGCCGGCGTCGCCGCCCTCGCGCAGGGCGATGGAGATGGGGATGGCGGCGAGCACGGACACCGGCTCCTCCGCGGTCGACAGGCGGGACGCGGCATCCGCACCGCCCCCGCTGCCGAAGATGTCGAGAACCGAGCCGTCCGGCTGGGCCAGGCCCGCCATGTTCTCGATCACGCCGATGACCTTCTGTCCGGTCTGCCGGGCGACGAGGGCGCTGCGCTCCGCGACTTCGGCGGCGGCCGGCTGCGGGGTAGTCACGACGATGATCTCGGCCTGGGGCAGCAGCTGGCCGATCGAGATGGCGATGTCGCCGGTGCCGGGCGGGAGGTCGAGCAGCAGCACGTCGAGGTCGCCGAAATACACGTCGGTGAGGAACTGCTGGATGGTGCGGTGCAGCATGGGGCCGCGCCAGGACACGACCCTGTCTGCCGCTTGTCCCGAGCTTGTCGAAGGAACGAACATGCCGATTGAGATGACCTTCACGTCGTGCGCGAGCGGCGGCAGGATCATGTCGTTGACCTGGGTCGGCGTCGCGCCGGCGATGCCGAGGATGCCCGGAATGGAGAAGCCGAACACGTCGGCGTCGACGATGCCGACGCGCAGTCCCGTGGCGGCGAGCGCGACGCCGAGGTTGGCGGTGAGCGTCGACTTACCGACGCCGCCCTTGCCGCTCGTCACGGCGTAGATGCGCGTGAGCGAGTCGGGGCCGAACTGCACGGTCTTGGCCCGCCCGCCGCGGAGCTTGTCGGTCAGGGCGTCGCGTTCGGCGCGCGTCATGATGCTCACGTCGACGTCGACGGACGAAATGCCCGAGACGGATGCCGCGGCCTCCCGCACGTCGCGCTCGATCGTGTCGGCGGCCGGACAGCCCACGATGGTGAGCTTGAGCGCGATGCTCGCGGTCGCACCGGCGACGCTCACGCCGCTGATCATGTCGAGGTCGACGATCGGCTTGCGGATTTCGGGGTCGATGACGCGACGCAGAGCGGTCAGAACCTGCGCTTCGGTCGCTGAGCCTGTCGAAGCGCTAATCCGCGGTCTCTTTCGTGCCGTCGCGCTCGTCGAGCTCGGCCAGCAGGCTGCGCAGCTCGCTGCGGATGAAGTCCTTCGACGCCATATCCCGCATCGCGAGCCGCAGGGCCACGACCTCGCGGGCGAGGTACTCGGTGTCGTTGAGGTTGCGCTCCGAGCGCTGCCTGTCCTGCTCGATCTGCACGCGGTCGCGGTCGTCCTGCCGGTT is a window of Conyzicola nivalis DNA encoding:
- a CDS encoding DUF3117 domain-containing protein — its product is MAAMKPRTGDGPMEAVKEGRLIIVRVPLEGGGRLVVSVNDAEAKELHDALAGVVATA
- a CDS encoding O-methyltransferase, with the translated sequence MAGKESSWKFAEEFIVERPEIALARQHSVEVGVEPVSPATGAQLAVLAAATNASNIMEIGTGLGVSGLWMLTGAPNAVLTSIDSEIDHQQLAKVTFTAADIPANRVRLIAGRALDVLPRMNESSYDLVLVDADPYSVIEYVEHGLRMVRTGGTVVVAHALWRGRVADPAQRDDTVTGFRTLLREVAESSAVISSLSPVGDGLLQLTKIAD
- a CDS encoding Sec-independent protein translocase TatB, giving the protein MSFGLTFEKLVIIGIIAVFLLGPERLPYYASQLARLTKTVRGMANGAKERMREEMGPDFDEVDWKKLDPRQYDPRRIIREALVDDEPVPVIKPPIVSAYAQRQALLRDGKPAPFDSEAT
- a CDS encoding succinic semialdehyde dehydrogenase, translated to MPATALNRTLVAELVSDLSFTGTTSTPVIAPFTGEVSHEVPISTAHDVAAAAAAGRVAQHAWLAAGPAHRRAVLLRAHDLLLRNSEELMNTLQSETGKTRGQAFEEVFSGASVTRYYAVSAHSVLASSRRRSGIPFVVSTRVSYRPKGMVGVITPWNYPLSLSLMDVIPALAAGNGVVQKADNQGALTILASRRAFIEAGVPAALWSVVAGDGAEIGNAVVDNADYVCFTGSTPTGTSVGVRAAGRLIGASLELGGKNPLIVLDDVDPAKAAADAVYACYSSMGQLCVSIERIYVQRHVADSFTRLFVERVAQLKQGADLAFSTDVGSLTSAAQLERVQAHVDDAVAKGAMLLTGGRARPDLGPFFFEPTVLADVTDDMLCATEETFGPVVAIHVVQSEDEAVAAANASEFGLNASVFAGSVSRARRVAERLDAGSVNINEGYRATFSSIDAPMGGMKQSGLGRRNGPEGLLRFVEARTVAASTGLFTLPRSGREFAASAGLMVGVLVLLKALRRR
- a CDS encoding LysR family transcriptional regulator, translated to MDVRRLELLRELAERGSITAVAAATNRTSSAVSQQLKVLEREAGIPLTERRGRGIVLTGAGRMLAQTATDVAVALERADALWNDFKQAPSGDVTLTIFPTGGQMLLPGLLTAIRDVAGLTLDCSDQDPLLPDFADLTPDFDIVVADAPAILPSWRERGLAVVPLMTEPLDVALPEGHPLSEKKSLSPRDVIDETWIGVPAGFPFDRILRQIETANGSPARVMQRFVDNGIVESIVAAGHGIAILPRFTTRDHENGLVTRPLTGVRAVRKISALMRPDRAERPSVRLVVEALRTEAARFQAEHETASAG
- a CDS encoding putative glycolipid-binding domain-containing protein; its protein translation is MTQLHWVGTDSTGGETTETTEVTMSADGCHVDGLVEGAVGVRYAIDTDASWATRTVRLATDSSSLVLFADGHGNWTEGDGRLLDRLAGAIDVDITATPLTNTLPIWRLGLGVGESADIVTAYIALPGLTVTADPQRYTRLDERSYRFESRDSDFHRDITVDDAGFVVDYPGLFRRA
- a CDS encoding Mrp/NBP35 family ATP-binding protein, with protein sequence MSASTGSATEAQVLTALRRVIDPEIRKPIVDLDMISGVSVAGATASIALKLTIVGCPAADTIERDVREAAASVSGISSVDVDVSIMTRAERDALTDKLRGGRAKTVQFGPDSLTRIYAVTSGKGGVGKSTLTANLGVALAATGLRVGIVDADVFGFSIPGILGIAGATPTQVNDMILPPLAHDVKVISIGMFVPSTSSGQAADRVVSWRGPMLHRTIQQFLTDVYFGDLDVLLLDLPPGTGDIAISIGQLLPQAEIIVVTTPQPAAAEVAERSALVARQTGQKVIGVIENMAGLAQPDGSVLDIFGSGGGADAASRLSTAEEPVSVLAAIPISIALREGGDAGLPIVISHPDDPAARAISALAGQLAVRGRGLAGRKLGFTVT